In Diceros bicornis minor isolate mBicDic1 chromosome 13, mDicBic1.mat.cur, whole genome shotgun sequence, the sequence GCTAAGGGTCTGGGTCTGCTCTCTCCAGCCAGAGTAGAATGGGCAGCCTCAGGATGTAGTGCCCTCTCTACGCCCATTACTAGGGGGAAGTCTTAATGTTTGTCAGTGACTCCAGTGGGCCTGGTGTTAACTTTAGTTGATGTATAGCAGGAGTTCTGGGGGTCCTGGCAGAAGAGTCAGGGTAGTCAGGGTGGTGGAGAAACATTCAGGGATTGGGCAGCAGCTGGATACCAACCAATCCAAAGGGATGTTCAAGTTTTACCACTTAGTGTGGTTGCACTGGTGTATACTCGTAAATCTTAGCCCTGATGGAGGCGCCAAGCCAGGGCATTGGTCAAGCCAGTCCCATTCCTTGGGCATCCTTTCCTGGCTggcctctgctctctctctcctggttTCCTTTACAGCAGCCCGGCGGCCCCTGACGGCCGGTGCAGACAGAGCTCTGCAAACCCTGGTGACTGATTAATTACAAGTTGGCTCCAGTGAAACAATGAGTGAACAGCAATTCCAGACAATTAATTAGGAGGCCCAGGAGAAGGGTTGTCACAAGGGGAGCAGAACTCTCTAAGTCACTCACTCAGTTCTTCTTGGTTCCCAGCCCTGTGGTCTGCGCTGCATCTCCAGGCTCCCACTCTGGTGGGAGAGACAAGTGTGCAGGCCACACTGACCACCTCGGGGACAGGGGTATAAATGTGACATCTGGGAGTCCAGGGGACTGAAGGGCAAGGAAGACCTGAGGATGTGGTGGATGAGTAAAGATTATAATATGAGCTATTTACTCACACTTACTCTAGCCAGCCACTGTTCCAACTGTTCTAcacatattacctcatttaatcctctagacagggccggccccgtggcttagcggttaagtgcgcacgctctgctactggtggcccgggttcagatcccgggtgagcatcaatgcactgcttctctggccatgctgaggcggcgtcccacatacagcaactagaaggatgtgcaactatgacatacaactatctactggggctttggggagagaaaaaaaggaggaggattggcaatagatgttagctcagagcccgtcttcctcagcaaaaaaaagaggaggagtagcatggatgttagctcagggctgatcttcctcacaaaaaaaaaaaagtgaaaaaaaaaatcctgtagaCAATCCTAATAAGGGAGATGTaattacacccattttacagatgaggaaactgaggctcacagaggttaagtaCTCGTCCAAGGCTACACAGCAAATGACTAGTGGAACCAGGATACCACTCGAGGTCCACCTTACTTCAAAGCCCCTGCTGGTCATCACCACCCCACAAGCATCTGTCCAACCGCTAAGAGGGAGCAGGTTCTAATCCAGTGTCTGCTATCAATTCCCTGTCTGAGCCTTGATTTCTTATCACCCGTTTTTCAGGACTGTTGTGAAGTTtagaaataatgcatgtaaagtccctggcacatagtaggtgcctgATAAATGGTGGCTAGTATTATTGTTCCAGGGAGAGGCTGTAAATGCTGGGAAACCTGAAAGGAGCAGGGAGGCTTGGTTGTGGCAGAATCACCAGGGGATGCCTGATGGTGGAGAGGTCAGCAGGGACCAGAGCGTGAAGTGCCTTGACTGCCAAGGGATGAATGGTTTGGACTTGGTACAGAGGGCAGCAAGAGGTGCCAACAGCTTTTAAATAGGGGAGTCCCTGCcagatgccaggccctgtgcattCTGGGAATATGGGCACTAGCTAGATGTGGATGGTCCTTGTCTGTATgctgaggactaggagcaatccTACAAAAGCATAAATACTTCCGGAGAGGTGTCCCCAGAGGAAAAGCCCAGGAGGCTCTGGACCAGTTAATGGGCTCTGAGCCACCCTGGATCAGAGAAGGCCTCCTTAAGAAAGCGCCGTGTAAGCTGAGCCCTAAGGAGGAGTGGGAGGCAGCAGAAGGAGCGTGGGGCAGCATCCAGAAGGAGCCGGGTGCATGGCGGGCCTGGAGGAAGGCCTGTGTGATGGGAATGAGGGGGCGTATCACTGGGCGGAGGACGTGATGGGGGAGATCCGTGTTTGAAAAGAGCTTTCAGAGGCCGCATGGAGGACAGACCCAAGGAAATGCGGCGGGAAGAGAGCAGGGCAGAAGCTGAAGCTGGATCTGAGGCAAGGGAAGTttatgggatgggagaagggaggcttcttggaggaggtgtcAGTAGCAAAGAGCTGGAAGATTAAGGCGACTGGGCAGCTGCTTGAGCTCCGGGACACCGGGACTCAGCCTTTCCCACAGGCCAAGCCCTACGCGTTCTGTGTACATTTTGCGCAAAACACGTCCTTCCTGTCGCCTCCGGAGCTCCTGCACGTGGCGGCTGCAGCCCTGGGCCCGCCCCCAGCAGATGCTTATTTGCGTTTATTTGCATAATATCCACGCCCCCTCTGGGCCCAGCTGCCTCGGGCCCTcagccctcagtgtggccctgcGCCCCCTGCCGGCCACAGCGGCACCGCAGCCCAGTGCCACCTGCTCGGCCCAGCGTCCCCTGTGGGCCACCGAGCGCGGGCCGCCGAGCCCCAGTGTTGCTGACAAGCAGCTCTCACTTAGTACTTAGCTGGCCACGAGCTCCTAAAACCAGCCTTCTAGGACCTCCCTTCACCACCTGGGCACCGATGTCCTCCATCATCTTTCTTGACCCCCTGCACTCAGCCACCCCAAAATTCTCAGCGCCCACTTAGAGCTTCGCGTCGCGGTGCCTTTGTTCATGTAGATCCCTCTGCCAGCGATTCCTTTCCCAACTAGCGCTCCGAGGGAACTTGGTCAGCCCCctcttctgggaagccttcccagacacTCCTTCCTGAACCCCCTAGTTCTCCACGGCTCCGTGAGCCCCTCGCCACCTCACTCTGGCGGGGGCGGCGATCATCAGCGCACCTGGGGGTGTTTttggatgttgggggtggggggctcaggCACGCTCCTCActccctgccttcccctcccGCCCCCTAGGCCATTTACAAGATGGTTTCGTCCGTGATGAAGATGCCGGAGGACGAGTCGACCCCGGAAAAGAGGACTGAGAAAATCTTCCGCCAAATGGACACAAACAACGACggtgagggggcaggggcaggggcggggcgggcgccactccccctgcctctcccgcGGCTCTCCTCGGCCTCCCCTTGCCTCGTGGCTGCCTTCTCCTCCATCACTTCTCCCCTCGTCCCGCAGGCAAGCTGTCCCTGGAGGAGTTCATCCGCGGGGCCAAAAGCGACCCGTCCATCGTGCGTCTGCTGCAGTGCGACCCCAGCAGCGCCTCCCAGTTCTGAGGGCGAGGAGCCAGGTTCCCCCGCCTCCCTGCCCTCACGGGCCCTCTCCCGGCTCTCAGCTTCCTCTCCCTTGTGTCTATCCAGGCTGGGGGTCAGATTGCACCCCCTCAGGGTCTGCACTCTGGGGGCCTATGGAGAAGGGAACCCTGCAGTCCCCCCAAGGCCCAAGCAAGCAAGTGGTTTGCATCCCCCAATCCAAGAGACAGTATCTCCCTTGGGCAATGATAGACAGACACAGGCTCTGGCTTGGTCTGCGCCTCCGAGTCAGCCCTACCTTACCTAGATAGAACTTCAACcattcctcccccacccctcacacACAGCCACGAGGCCAGACTTCCCTCCCCCAACCACCGAGCAAGCTCCCCTCACCTTGTAGATCTCAGCCTGGCTGGAAGGGGGAATCATGCCCAGGTGAGGAGGCTGTCTTTTTATTTGGAGGGGAGACAAGGATTCCAGACGTGTGGGGGCTTGCGGGGAAAAGCTTTCCTTGAGCCATCCTTCCCTGCAGGAGGGCCTCCACCCTTCCTGCACCTGCTCTTGTTGGCCTGGAGGCCACAGTGCAAAAGGAAAACCTCCGGCTTCCAGCCCCCCAGCTGTGGGTCCCATGAATGTCCGCCCACCTTTCAGCACTTGGAGGAACACAGACCACGGAGCCCTCTATGTATTTTGCCtctctcagacacacacaaaggCCCACAGACACATGGGCAGACACACCTAGAGCCCCACCCACAGTGTCCTGTGTGAGAAGGAAGCACAGGCCCCCTGGCTGAGCCCCCTCCCCCGCTGCATGCAACCATGTGGAGCATCTCTGTTCTTTTTAATAACTTCAGAATAAAGTCTCTTTCAGTGCAGTAGGCTGAGTGGCCGGCGGACGCGGTTGAAAGCCCCACCTGGGTCCCCGAGGGGCCACTGAGCCCTCTTGGGCTGGCTGCAGGAATCCTAGCCAGGTCACGGTGCAGACTTGGTTGCAGGGATCCAGTGGCTAGAGGGCCCAGGCGAGGCATCAGCTGTCAGAGTGTCAGCGGCTCCGAGGCGGTGCAGCTCAGCAGGTCTTGGCCCTCCACGGGCTCTGGGCTCTCCTGTGTTTGCGGAGACACGGGAGGCTGTCAGGCCTGCTGGGTCTGGGTCTAGGTCTGCGTCTGGGTCTCCTCCTCCAGAAGACCCAGGGaacgggaggaggggagggctgggCAAAGGGGCATCACTACTCCTCCCCAAGCAACGGCCAAGCTGTACCCTTGGAGTGCCCCCAGTTCCAGCCCAGatactcctccccctccctcaagACTCATCCTGGGCAGGGGGAGAGCCACATGTCAGCTGTGTGACTTAGCGGGGAGatctgacctctctgagcctccaggcCTCTCCCTTTGGCCCTGGGGAGAAAAACTTGCCCCAGGTCTCAAGGTGAGGGCCCCATCCAGAGGGGTGGGGGCGGCCCAGCCTGggctccccagcaggggctcccaGGAAATATGGGGAGTCAGGGCTGTGGAGGGGATAGTAGGCCTTACCATGTGGTGGCTGCTTTTCCCCCACCAGGACCTCAATTTCAGCAGCTGGTGGGCGAGCTGGGCACAGCGCACAGCAAACACACTCTCCGCCACGCAGAACACTAGCGAGATGCCCCAGAGGCACAGGCTGGAGCTCTGTGGGGGCACAGGGGACAGAGATGGCCACCTGGGattgggggtggagggcaggactCCAAGAACCCTTCCCACCCCTGATGAGCACCTTGGGGtcccccctttcccctccccaccaTCCCAGGCCTAAGCACTCACATAAATGCGTGTGGGGTCATAGGGACAGTCGGGTGCCAGCGCCAGGACTTCGGGGCTCCCAAAGGTGCAGGTGGCCAGCAGTGCCCGGCCCTGGGTGGCAAAGGTCACGGCGATCGAGGCCAAGAGGCCAAGAGCacaggtcagagaaagaagggcacaggCCACGCTCGAGCTAAACACTGTCCAGCGCTGGACGGGGGAAGCCACTGGTCAGTGGATGTCAGGCTTGGCCCCCATGGGGTCAGCCTCACCCCCTCCAAGCAGCCCCGGCCCTTGCGTGCGCTGCTGCCCCTACCCCTACAGCCCCATCCCAGGAGGTGTCACATACCAGGGGGATGCTGGAGAGGTAACGTGACAAAACGATGGCTACGATGCCCGAGGCGATGACCTGTAGGGGAGGCGCAAGTCAGCCCTGACCCCCTGCTGGAGGAGAGTGGGCAGGGGTCAAGGCAACTCTGGGTAAAGATTCTACCAGTGCCAACTCTGGCCCTTCAAACCCCCACCCCTTACCCCTGCTTAGCTTTGGGGTCATTACCCAGATCTGCACAGAAGCACTGCCTCCTCATGGTCCAGCCCTGAGGTGATGTTTTAAAGCACAATCACTCCCTGCCCACAACCTTCCACGACTCCCCACTGCCTACAGCTGTCTATCTCAAACAGGGGGCTGTGCATCCCAGGGCCGCAGGGGCATATCACAGGATAAATACGACACGTCTCCTTGGAGtggaaaagattttggaagaaaataaggaactggCAAAGAGCTAAAAACAAAATTGTTATTTAAAACAAATCAGGACACTTTATGGAGTAGAATTCAAAATCCCTTAGGagtattttaaattatcccaggctCCTATGACCTGGCCCCAGTCCCATCAGCTTCTCAACCACCCCGGCCAGTGTCTTCCCTCATTGCCCTGGATATGGACACCCACACATACCTGCTCATGATGCTACCCACACAGTGCCCTCTCTGGAACACTCTTCCTGCTCCTCTTTACCTGCTTGGTTCCTCCTCCTGCAGGCCTCCCCAACCATCCGCAGTCCCAAGAGGTGGGCCCACTGTTTACCCTACCAGCTGCCCTCTGGATCTTTGGGGCTCCATTCAGCCAGGCTTCCTCCTTGAGTTTCCTCACTGCACCAGGCATGGGCTGGACCCATGGGAGGCAGGTGAGACGATGCGGGGCCCAACAGTGTCTTTAGTTCACTGTGCAGCCACAAGTAAGTGCCTCAACCTCTCTGGGCTAAGCCCTGCTCTGCAGGATGAGCTCACGGAAAGAACGCTGGCTTGGGTGTCAGACACAAGTTGTTTCAAATCCAGCGTGGTTTCTTTGTATCAGCAAGAGGTTGGGTGAATCCCTGAGTCTCGGTTTCCCCCTCtggaaagtggggataataatggccCCATGTTGCTGGGAGCAGTAAGGATTAACAGAGGAAATGAGGGCAAGGCTGAAGTGGTCCAGCCCAGAGCCCATCCCTGGTGGACCTCCTAACCCTGAGCTCACTGCCTTCCCTGCCTTCTGCACAAGCTGAAGAGAGGAACAAACAGCAATAATAGTACCTCCAAGGGACCCCGCACACATCTGCACAGCCCAGCCTTGTCCCACCGGCCGAGGCTCTCCTACCTGCTGGGGCCTATGAGCCTCATTCACCCAAGCCCTGGGGCCAGCAGGCTGTCTGAGCTTCATTTTGCAGGGGAGGGAACAGGCTTAGAGAGAGAAATAAGTCCCTCAGCCAGGAGGTGGCAAGGACAGAACCCAGACACTGATGTGTGGGTGTTCCTCAAAGGCTGCAGCCACCTCTGCTGACAGGTGGCAAGGGTTTTGTGAAGTTGAGAATACCAGGCCCCTTCATTCATGGATTCATCAGACAGGGTCTGACAGCTGGTCATACCATGGCCACCGTTATTGAGCACTTGCCAGAGACCAGGCCTAATGCAAGCTCCTGCCCAATTGTGTTTTTCAGTGTCTCCGGAACAAATCTTAGCCCTTCCTACCTCCACACCTTTGTATCTGGCACTCTCTGTCCTTGCAATGCCATCCCTGCTTCCTTTCCTACTGGCCAGCCCCAGCATGCCTCATACCTGGGGGATGGTAATTTCAGCCTATCTCtgaactcctactcatccatCAGTACCCAGCTCAGGGGCCTCCACCTCTGTGCACCCTCCCAA encodes:
- the TMEM54 gene encoding transmembrane protein 54 isoform X1, with product MCLRFGGLSVDDFRKVLMKTGLVLVVLGHVSFIAAALLHGTVLRYVAAPHDAVALQYCVVNILSVTSAIVVIASGIVAIVLSRYLSSIPLRWTVFSSSVACALLSLTCALGLLASIAVTFATQGRALLATCTFGSPEVLALAPDCPYDPTRIYSSSLCLWGISLVFCVAESVFAVRCAQLAHQLLKLRSWWGKSSHHMESPEPVEGQDLLSCTASEPLTL
- the TMEM54 gene encoding transmembrane protein 54 isoform X2, with the translated sequence MCLRFGGLSVDDFRKVLMKTGLVLVVLGHVSFIAAALLHGTVLRYVAAPHDAVALQYCVVNILSVTSAIVVIASGIVAIVLSRYLSSIPLGRALLATCTFGSPEVLALAPDCPYDPTRIYSSSLCLWGISLVFCVAESVFAVRCAQLAHQLLKLRSWWGKSSHHMESPEPVEGQDLLSCTASEPLTL